From one Pecten maximus chromosome 8, xPecMax1.1, whole genome shotgun sequence genomic stretch:
- the LOC117333463 gene encoding X-box-binding protein 1-like — MSIKTPKTIVINTAPNKSNVLELPQSTNLSTAVMEGLFEDSEGGGPKKRRRLTHLTSDEKMMRRKLKNRVAAQTARDRKKDLMSSLESQLAKIMEENKKLLKENITLKNQSGALMQENSHLKERLGSVSPCKPESEYPGSAVLFAPLPQEQARTQSHSTMHLATSYLIASLCLTLCSRMTQSQKKEVSLLIHHQPSPSSKPSQQHNLVQWWGPQQQSWNPSMNS; from the exons ATGTCTATCAAAACACCGAAAACGATCGTGATTAACACCGCTCCTAACAAGAGCAACGTTTTAGAACTTCCACAGTCTACAAATCTGTCAACAGCTGTCATGGAAGGTTTGTTCGAGGACAGTGAGGGTGGCGGCCCTAAGAAAAGACGACGCCTCACCCACCTGACTTCCGATGAAAAGATGATGAGAAG GAAGCTGAAAAACAGAGTAGCAGCACAGACAGCCAGAGACAGAAAGAAAGACCTTATGTCCTCCCTTGAATCACAACTGGCCAAAATCATGGAAGAAAACAAGAAACTTCTGAAAGAAAACATAACACTTAAAAACCAATCAGGGGCTCTTATGCAAGAGAACTCCCATTTGAAGGAACGCCTTGGTTCTGTATCGCCTTGTAAGCCTGAGTCCGAGTACCCCGGGTCTGCAGTACTCTTTGCTCCTCTGCCGCAGGAACAAGCTCGGACACAGTCTCACTCGACGATGCACTTAGCCACCTCCTATCTGATAGCCAG TCTCTGCTTAACTTTATGCAGCAGGATGACGCAAAGTCAGAAAAAGGAAGTGTCACTGTTAATACACCACCAACCAAGTCCCTCATCAAAACCAAGCCAGCAACACAATCTGGTTCAGTGGTGGGGCCCTCAGCAACAGAGCTGGAATCCCTCAATGAACTCATAA